A genome region from Zea mays cultivar B73 unplaced genomic scaffold, Zm-B73-REFERENCE-NAM-5.0 scaffold_153, whole genome shotgun sequence includes the following:
- the LOC118473864 gene encoding NADH-ubiquinone oxidoreductase chain 5 isoform X1, whose amino-acid sequence MYLLIVFLPLLGSSVAGFFGRFLGSEGTAIMTTTCVSFSSILSLIAFYEVALGASACYLRIAPWISSEMFDASWGFLFDSLTVVMLIVVTFISSLVHLYSISYMSEDPHSPRFMCYLSIFTFFMLMLVTGDNFLQLFLGWEGVGLASYLLIHFWFTRLQADKAAIKAMLVNRVGDFGLALGIFGCFTLFQTVDFSTIFACASAPRNEWIFCNMRFNAITLICILLFIGAVGKSAQIGLHTWLPDAMEGPTPVSALIHAATMVTAGVFMIARCSPLFEYSPTALIVITFAGAMTSFLAATTGILQNDLKRVIAYSTCSQLGYMIFACGISNYSVSVFHLMNHAFFKALLFLSAGSVIHAMSDEQDMRKMGGLASSFPLTYAMMLMGSLSLIGFPFLTGFYSKDVILELAYTKYTISGNFAFWLGSVSVLFTSYYSFRLLFLTFLVPTNSFGRDRLRCHDAPIPMAIPLILLALGSLFVGYLAKV is encoded by the exons ATGTATCTACTTATTGTCTTTTTGCCTTTGCTCGGTAGTTCCGTAGCCGGTTTTTTCGGACGTTTTCTAGGATCTGAAGGAACCGCTATAATGACCACCACGTGCGTTTCATTTTCTTCGATCTTATCTTTGATTGCTTTTTATGAAGTCGCACTGGGAGCTAGTGCTTGCTATCTCAGAATAGCTCCATGGATCTCATCGGAAATGTTTGATGCTTCTTGGGGCTTCT TGTTCGATAGCCTGACCGTAGTGATGTTAATTGTGGTTACATTCATAAGTAGCTTGGTCCATCTTTATTCCATTTCATATATGTCTGAGGATCCGCATAGCCCTCGATTTATGTGTTATTTATCCATTTTTACTTTTTTTATGCTAATGTTGGTGACTGGAGATAACTTTCTTCAATTATTCCTGGGATGGGAGGGAGTAGGTCTTGCTTCATATTTGTTAATTCATTTCTGGTTTACACGACTTCAGGCGGATAAAGCAGCTATAAAAGCTATGCTTGTCAATCGAGTAGGTGATTTTGGATTAGCTCTTGGGATTTTTGGTTGTTTTACTCTCTTTCAAACAGTAGACTTTTCAACCATTTTTGCTTGTGCTAGTGCTCCCAGAAATGAATGGATTTTTTGCAATATGAGATTTAATGCCATAACTCTGATTTGTATTTTACTTTTTATTGGTGCAGTTGGGAAATCTGCACAGATAGGATTGCATACTTGGTTACCCGATGCAATGGAGGGTCCCACTCCAGTATCTGCTTTGATTCATGCAGCTACTATGGTCACTGCTGGCGTTTTCATGATAGCAAGGTGCTCCCCTTTATTTGAATACTCACCTACGGCTTTGATTGTTATTACTTTTGCGGGAGCTATGACGTCATTCCTTGCGGCAACCACTGGAATATTACAGAACGATCTAAAGAGGGTCATAGCTTATTCAACTTGCAGTCAATTAGGCTATATGATCTTTGCTTGCGGCATCTCTAACTATTCGGTTAGCGTCTTTCACTTAATGAATCACGCGTTTTTCAAAGCATTACTCTTCCTGAGTGCGGGTTCGGTGATTCATGCCATGTCGGATGAGCAAGATATGCGGAAGATGGGGGGGCTTGCCTCCTCCTTTCCTTTGACCTATGCCATGATGCTCATGGGCAGCTTATCTCTTATTGGATTTCCTTTTCTAACTGGATTTTATTCCAAAGATGTGATCTTAGAGCTCGCTTACACAAAGTATACCATCAGTGGGAACTTTGCTTTCTGGTTGGGAAGTGTCTCTGTCCTTTTCACTTCTTATTACTCCTTTCGTTTACTATTTCTAACATTTCTAGTACCAACTAATTCATTCGGGCGAGACAGATTACGATGTCATGATGCGCCCATTCCTATGGCCATTCCTTTAATACTTTTGGCTCTCGGGAGTCTCTTTGTAGGATACTTGGCCAAAGTGTGA
- the LOC118473864 gene encoding NADH-ubiquinone oxidoreductase chain 5 isoform X2, with amino-acid sequence MLIVVTFISSLVHLYSISYMSEDPHSPRFMCYLSIFTFFMLMLVTGDNFLQLFLGWEGVGLASYLLIHFWFTRLQADKAAIKAMLVNRVGDFGLALGIFGCFTLFQTVDFSTIFACASAPRNEWIFCNMRFNAITLICILLFIGAVGKSAQIGLHTWLPDAMEGPTPVSALIHAATMVTAGVFMIARCSPLFEYSPTALIVITFAGAMTSFLAATTGILQNDLKRVIAYSTCSQLGYMIFACGISNYSVSVFHLMNHAFFKALLFLSAGSVIHAMSDEQDMRKMGGLASSFPLTYAMMLMGSLSLIGFPFLTGFYSKDVILELAYTKYTISGNFAFWLGSVSVLFTSYYSFRLLFLTFLVPTNSFGRDRLRCHDAPIPMAIPLILLALGSLFVGYLAKV; translated from the coding sequence ATGTTAATTGTGGTTACATTCATAAGTAGCTTGGTCCATCTTTATTCCATTTCATATATGTCTGAGGATCCGCATAGCCCTCGATTTATGTGTTATTTATCCATTTTTACTTTTTTTATGCTAATGTTGGTGACTGGAGATAACTTTCTTCAATTATTCCTGGGATGGGAGGGAGTAGGTCTTGCTTCATATTTGTTAATTCATTTCTGGTTTACACGACTTCAGGCGGATAAAGCAGCTATAAAAGCTATGCTTGTCAATCGAGTAGGTGATTTTGGATTAGCTCTTGGGATTTTTGGTTGTTTTACTCTCTTTCAAACAGTAGACTTTTCAACCATTTTTGCTTGTGCTAGTGCTCCCAGAAATGAATGGATTTTTTGCAATATGAGATTTAATGCCATAACTCTGATTTGTATTTTACTTTTTATTGGTGCAGTTGGGAAATCTGCACAGATAGGATTGCATACTTGGTTACCCGATGCAATGGAGGGTCCCACTCCAGTATCTGCTTTGATTCATGCAGCTACTATGGTCACTGCTGGCGTTTTCATGATAGCAAGGTGCTCCCCTTTATTTGAATACTCACCTACGGCTTTGATTGTTATTACTTTTGCGGGAGCTATGACGTCATTCCTTGCGGCAACCACTGGAATATTACAGAACGATCTAAAGAGGGTCATAGCTTATTCAACTTGCAGTCAATTAGGCTATATGATCTTTGCTTGCGGCATCTCTAACTATTCGGTTAGCGTCTTTCACTTAATGAATCACGCGTTTTTCAAAGCATTACTCTTCCTGAGTGCGGGTTCGGTGATTCATGCCATGTCGGATGAGCAAGATATGCGGAAGATGGGGGGGCTTGCCTCCTCCTTTCCTTTGACCTATGCCATGATGCTCATGGGCAGCTTATCTCTTATTGGATTTCCTTTTCTAACTGGATTTTATTCCAAAGATGTGATCTTAGAGCTCGCTTACACAAAGTATACCATCAGTGGGAACTTTGCTTTCTGGTTGGGAAGTGTCTCTGTCCTTTTCACTTCTTATTACTCCTTTCGTTTACTATTTCTAACATTTCTAGTACCAACTAATTCATTCGGGCGAGACAGATTACGATGTCATGATGCGCCCATTCCTATGGCCATTCCTTTAATACTTTTGGCTCTCGGGAGTCTCTTTGTAGGATACTTGGCCAAAGTGTGA